TTCTGGAGGAGCTGGCGGAAATCTCAGGTGAGACAGTAAACCTGGGGCACTGGGAAGGGGATGAGATCGTTTACATAGATAAGGTGAAAAGCAGGGAGGTGCTATTGATGGACCTTGCCATAGGCACCAGGGTTCCCACCTTCTGCTCGGCTATGGGCAAAGCCATACTGGCTCATCGTTCTGACGAAGAGATCAGGGTTTTCCTTTCTTCTGCAAAGTTCAAACCCCTGACTCCCAAGACCAACACGGATCCAGAGAGGCTAAGACAAGAGTTGGAACTCATCCGCCAGAGGGGTTTTGCCACAGACGACGAGGAGATGGTGGCCGGAATTCGCTGCCTGGCTGCACCTGTCTTTGACTATAATGGCAGACCCGAATACGCCATAAGCCTCTCTGGCCCCAAATCCAGACTCACAGACCAGAAGCTGGTGGAGCTAAGCAAACATCTCAAGCGTATCTGCGAAGAGCTCTCCAAGAGGCTGGGCCAGCAGGAGTGACTTCAAAAAAGGCTTATACATCTGACAAGAAACTCCCTGCCTTTCTATGGGAAGTCCTGCCTGGGTTTGATCCTGGAAAAAGGCTGTCATTCAATAAAGCACTGGGAAGCATCTCACCACAAACATCACCATCTTGGCTAGGGATCTGCAGTGGCCTACAATTTCAGCTACAGGCATGAAGCTTTGCCGGAGGCTGGGGGAACAACCCATTGAATTCAAAAGCCTCCAGCATTGTTTAGGTCAAGAGCATGGATGAACTCCAGATCAAAAAGAGGATGAGGGAACAATCAGGCCTGGATGCTGAGATCCTTCAGGAGATGGCCGAGGCCCTGGGGAACTCTGGAGAAAGGGTAGAAAAGGCTCTGGCTAGGCTGCAGGAGTCTCTGTCGCGCATCAATCAGATCAAGGAGAGTTTGGAGCGGGAACCTAAGTCCATGGGAAGCCTGAGCCTCGAGGCCATGCTGGAGAAGGAAGTGCGGTCTTACAACTTCCTGAGGCAGGAGGCCATGGAACAGTTCCGCTGGCTCATAATACACAGGGAGGCCCTGGGCATCCGAAACCACGCACAGGTTGCAGAGCAATACCCCATACCTCCACCCATAAAATCTTGAACAGGATTCAGCCTGGCCTTATTTATCCACAGATGCTGAAGGCCGCCCCTCAACTCTTGGCCATGCCCTTTTTGGCTCAGGGTCCTTGCTCCTCATGCAGGGCCTCATAAATTCGCCTGGCCATGCTCATGGAGATCCCTGGCACTTCTGCCAGCTCCTCTTCAGTTGCCTCCAGGATCTTCTTTAGGCTTCCCAGATGGCGAAGAAGGGCCTTTCGTCTGACAGGGCCTACCCCCGGCACCTTATCCAGCGGAGAACTGAACCTACTGATGCTCCTTCGCTTCCTGTGTCTTGATATGGCGAAACGATGGGCCTCATCTCGCAATTGCTGGAGAACTCTAAGGGGGGCTGCTCCGGCTGCTATGGGAATAGCATCCTTTCGGCCAGGCACAAAGAGCCGGTCAAATCCTGCCCCGCCTTCCCTGTCCCTGGCCTTGGCCAGGGCCACCACTTCCGTTTCTGATATCCCCAGGTCTTTTAACACACTCAAGGCCACATGCAGCTGCCCTTTGCCCCCGTCCACCAGGATGAGATCCGGAAGTGAGCCTTCCTTGGTCTTTCTTACCAGATGACGCCTGATCACTTCATACATCATGGCATAATCATCTGGCTGGGAAGATATCCTCACAGAATAGGTTCTGTACATGGAGGGCTCTGGAGCGCCTTCCACAAAGCGAACCGCCGAGCCCACGGAATCCTGGCCCCCAAGGTTGGAGATATCAAAGGCATCTATGATTCTGGGGGGTCTGCTCAGACCCAGCCGCCTGACAAGCTCCTGGGCTGTTTGGGACCAGCCATTGGCTTGCATGGGAGCCAGCTCGGCGTTTTGTTTGGCCATCTCCAGCAGGCCCTTTGCCTCTCCCCTGATGGGGGTTTTTATCCTGACTCTGCAGCCTGAGAGCTCTGCCAGCCATTCCTCCAAGATGGCAGCTTGCTCTTTTAAAGACACGGGCACCAGGATCACGGGAGGGGGTATGCGGCCTGCTCCGTAGAACTGCTGCAAGAAGGAACCAATGACTTCTGCATCCTCCAGTGGAGTCGGCGAAATGGGGAAGCTCAACCTTTCCCAGAGCTTTCCTCCTTTTATCCTGAGCACAGCCACGTTTCCCTCCATTCCAACCCTGTGAAGCCCCACCACGTCCTGGTCTCCTCCCATGGGCTTGTCCACTTTTTGGGCCTCGATGGTGCGCTCCACCTCCCTTATCTGATCTCTCAGGCGCGCTGCCTCCTCAAACTTCAAATCCTGCGAGGCTTTCTTCATCCTCCTCTCCAGGTGCTTTAGGAGTTCTCTGGAACGGCCCTGGAGAAACATCACCGCCTCTTGAACCCTGAGTAAATACTCCTGCTGGCTTATTGTTCCGCGGCAAACCCCAGCACAGCGCCCCATCTGTTGGTTGAGGCAGGTCCTCTTTGCATGCTTGAGCTGAGAATCCTTGCAGGTGCGTAGGCCCATGTGCCGCTGCAAGAGCCTCATGGTTTGCCTTGCAGCATGAGCCGAGGCGTATGGCCCGAAATAGAGGGCCCCATCTTTGGGAGGTCTTCGGGCCATGCTCAACCTGGGGAAGGGGTGGGTGGTATCCAGCCTTATGTGGAGATAGTCCTTGTCATCCCTGAACCTGAGGTTGTACCTGGGATGGTATTTTTTTATGAGATTGTTCTCCAGGATGAGGGCTTCTTTTTCGGTGGTGGTGACCATCACCTCTATCTTCCCCAGGTCCCTCAAAAGATATCTCACAAGGGCTCTTGTATCACCCCCTTGCCTGAAATAGGAGCGGACCCTTGCCCTCAGGTCCTTGGCCTTGCCCACATAGATGACCTGCCCCTGCGAATCCTTCATCAGGTAAACACCAGGGCATTTGGGCAACCCTTTGAGCTTCTCTGTGTCAAAAGCCATATCCGACTCACTCCCCCCTGTCTTCTTTGGGCTCACCTCTAGCTCTCGCCTCGAGAGTTCCTTTCCCACTGCGCAAAGTCTCCAAGGGGGAAAAACGATGCTCCACACCTGGCCTTTTGCCACCTCATTCATTCTAACCCGACTGTTGGGTCAAAACAGCCGGACAAGACTCTCTGGCCCGCATGATTGGCCATGCGTTAATCATGCAGGCTGACTTAACAGAGCAGATCAAGGGACACTGGTTATTTTTCAAGATAAAAAGGGGCAATGGGAGAAAATGAACCCACCAAGCAAAGCACGACTAAGCTTTATCAAAATCCATTCAGAAGGAGAATGTAAAAAATCTGCCCAAAAAAAGGGGCCGGCATAGTGCCCTGGCCCCTTTGTTTCCTTGGTGAGCGGCGAAGGAATCGAACCTTCAACCTACGGATTAAGAGTCCGTTGCTCTGCCTAATTGAGCTAGCCGCCCCCATGCGCACACTTTGCATCCGCGCACTGTCTATTGATGCTAACTCAATACAGGAGGCTTTGCAAGACCCGCGCTTTGTCTGCAAGGCCTTCTTTCTTCTCCATGGCCTGGAATATCTTCTCACAGGCTCCATGTCCAGAGGATTCTCTTTTGTCATTGAGGGCCTGGCTTGATGGTAATCAAGGGGCAAGTATTGGGTGTGCTTGAGAAATTATGGCTTTTTTGAAAGCGCGCCCGGCAGGATTCGAACCTGCGGCCTGCGGATTCGAAGTCCGACGCTCTATCCAGCTGAGCTACGGGCGCCTTGAGGGTAAGACTTCTTTTCCCCTCCCGATGCCTGGGCAGGCTTGGAGTTGGAAAGCTTGGGGTGAGTGAAGGGACTCGAACCCTCGACCCCCAGGGCCACAACCTGGTGCTCTGGCCAACTGAGCTACACTCACCATCCCGCACGGCCTTTCCACCTGAGTGAATCTTGCAGGTGGATTGGACGCATGGCAAATATCATACGGCCCGGGCAAAAGGAAAGCAAGCCTGGAATGGACCGCTCATGACGTGCAATAATGCCAGGATGGAGTTGTTGAGGGCCTCTGTGAATGGGGAGGCCAAATTCTTTGGTATTCCAGGAGATGTCTTTCCATCTCATGAATCTCTCCAAGGCAATCCTCTTTTACGCAACCTTCTTCAGCCTTTACGCAGCAATCAATCTTTACGTGTTTTTTGGTTTGAAAAGAGCGCTTCTTCCCCAGTGGGGAACTTCAAGGGTGTTCACCGTGCTTTTTGTTTTGGTGGCAACTTCCTTTGTATTGGGTAGAACCATCGAGAATTACTGGATATCACCCCTATCAAGTGTTCTCATATGGATCGGATCTTTCTGGTTTGCAGCCATGCTATACC
The nucleotide sequence above comes from bacterium. Encoded proteins:
- the uvrC gene encoding excinuclease ABC subunit UvrC, encoding MWSIVFPPWRLCAVGKELSRRELEVSPKKTGGSESDMAFDTEKLKGLPKCPGVYLMKDSQGQVIYVGKAKDLRARVRSYFRQGGDTRALVRYLLRDLGKIEVMVTTTEKEALILENNLIKKYHPRYNLRFRDDKDYLHIRLDTTHPFPRLSMARRPPKDGALYFGPYASAHAARQTMRLLQRHMGLRTCKDSQLKHAKRTCLNQQMGRCAGVCRGTISQQEYLLRVQEAVMFLQGRSRELLKHLERRMKKASQDLKFEEAARLRDQIREVERTIEAQKVDKPMGGDQDVVGLHRVGMEGNVAVLRIKGGKLWERLSFPISPTPLEDAEVIGSFLQQFYGAGRIPPPVILVPVSLKEQAAILEEWLAELSGCRVRIKTPIRGEAKGLLEMAKQNAELAPMQANGWSQTAQELVRRLGLSRPPRIIDAFDISNLGGQDSVGSAVRFVEGAPEPSMYRTYSVRISSQPDDYAMMYEVIRRHLVRKTKEGSLPDLILVDGGKGQLHVALSVLKDLGISETEVVALAKARDREGGAGFDRLFVPGRKDAIPIAAGAAPLRVLQQLRDEAHRFAISRHRKRRSISRFSSPLDKVPGVGPVRRKALLRHLGSLKKILEATEEELAEVPGISMSMARRIYEALHEEQGP
- a CDS encoding IclR family transcriptional regulator; this encodes MEEKAYYKVSSLERGLRILELLAQHGSLKVSQVASLLGTHRSAAHRFLATLKELGYVVQDASSRYRLSFRLFEMGIAMVNALGIRQITRPFLEELAEISGETVNLGHWEGDEIVYIDKVKSREVLLMDLAIGTRVPTFCSAMGKAILAHRSDEEIRVFLSSAKFKPLTPKTNTDPERLRQELELIRQRGFATDDEEMVAGIRCLAAPVFDYNGRPEYAISLSGPKSRLTDQKLVELSKHLKRICEELSKRLGQQE